GGATTTGAGTCAATGGCCAAACTAACTAGGCCACTACAAACGTCGTAATTTGATTTATTAAGCTGTGAATTCTCACAACTGACTCGTGAATTTATCATGAAGCTTATGCTCTGGCAGGCAACTGATAACATCATTTTTACTAATTAAAAGAACTCTTGTGTTGTACTTGTCTTCAACCCCAACTCGAAATATCTCTGAGTTAGACGAAAATTTTCCAGCAAAGATAGCGATCTTAGTTGGCGGATTTTCTAAGCTACTAATGGTACGTATAATTTTGTCTATTTCTCGATCGCTTACTTGCCCATTTTTTACTTGGGCATATATTGTTGTTTCCCCCTTACGTGCAACAACATCGACTTTTTCATGATCTAATTCTGAGCCAGCCCTAGAAGAATCAAAGCCTAAATACTTAAAGTAATCTACTACAATATATTCAGTGAGCTTTCCGGATAAACTCTTCACTTTCCCTTTTAGTTTTTGTAGGTCGCCTTTCGTAGCTGGAGCTTCAGACTCTTCACTAGGTTTTCCCAGCGAATGGAATACTGTGTCACCTCTCGCGATTACCAGACGAAGATCGTCATCCAGCCCAATCGGTAAAAGCTCTTCACTTATTTGGTTTTGAATAGAAGATAACTCTTTAAGTCCTATATCCATTTTGTCGTAGAATTCACTTTCGAGCAGCAACATACCTCTAATAAGAACACCAAAATGCAATGATAAATGGCCTACATATTCGTCACTAAAAATTACTGTATATTCCTCACTTGAAGCCGTACGTGATTCTCTTAAATATTTTAGGTTCATCTATTACCTTTGCTTTTCGGTTAGGAGCTTAACGTCTTAGTTATTTATGCTTTATGCTTCGAGCTGTTTGCAAGGAATAAATGTGATGCACATTTATTGAACTTAAGCTCCAAGACTCACTTTAACGAAAGTAATCTGTAAGTGCCATTGTGGATTAGTTAAAGTAGGTCAATTGGCTGGCTATCTGTCTTTGTTGCTAATCGCCTTCAACTCACAATGGGGCGTGCGACGTGAGGTCGTATGAAGCGCTGTTCACCGCTTTTGAGTGAACCATCTGTATCACCAGATGAACCTAGGGCTCTGAATAAAGTAGCGAGCCTGACAATGTAACGAAGATTGGTCATGGACTAATTGGGATCTAAATCGTGAGAGGACGATCCTCCTGATAACCACAAATTGGGTGAGTGCTAGGTAGTCAGTATGATGAACATAAGTGAATCCGCGCAAGGTGCGTTATGTGATGAAACAGCGGAAGTGGTTAATACGCTGTAGCCAAAAGGCATGAGAGTTGGAAAGAGATTGCCCCATGCTCTTTCGTGATCAATACGCTCTCCGCACTATAGCGGGCATCTAACCTGACATTGCGCGACATACGGAACACGGTAAGCCTATATCGCTCCCTTTGGGAAAGCTGATTTGGCCGATAGTGATGTAGGTATAGGAGGTTGGAAAAA
The Shewanella vesiculosa DNA segment above includes these coding regions:
- a CDS encoding restriction endonuclease, producing the protein MNLKYLRESRTASSEEYTVIFSDEYVGHLSLHFGVLIRGMLLLESEFYDKMDIGLKELSSIQNQISEELLPIGLDDDLRLVIARGDTVFHSLGKPSEESEAPATKGDLQKLKGKVKSLSGKLTEYIVVDYFKYLGFDSSRAGSELDHEKVDVVARKGETTIYAQVKNGQVSDREIDKIIRTISSLENPPTKIAIFAGKFSSNSEIFRVGVEDKYNTRVLLISKNDVISCLPEHKLHDKFTSQL